The Flavobacterium jumunjinense genome includes a region encoding these proteins:
- a CDS encoding DUF4234 domain-containing protein — protein METTKIETWNRPNNIPEFKVDPIVVLLLSFVTCGLYLIYWNMKVAEVINAVTNKELISTPIAVFSGCCLPVNLYFYYVLGKEGMPSVYKITGEIEKDQSTLLIVLGLFFPFAAAMIVQGDINRLYN, from the coding sequence ATGGAAACAACAAAAATTGAAACTTGGAATAGGCCGAATAATATTCCAGAATTTAAAGTAGACCCAATTGTGGTGTTATTATTAAGCTTTGTAACGTGTGGATTGTATTTAATCTATTGGAACATGAAAGTTGCAGAAGTAATTAATGCAGTTACAAATAAAGAATTAATATCGACACCAATTGCTGTTTTTTCAGGTTGTTGTTTGCCTGTTAATTTATATTTCTACTATGTTTTAGGTAAAGAAGGAATGCCTTCTGTTTATAAGATTACTGGAGAAATTGAAAAAGATCAATCTACATTGTTAATTGTTTTAGGGTTGTTTTTCCCTTTTGCAGCTGCAATGATTGTTCAAGGTGACATAAACAGGCTGTACAATTAA
- a CDS encoding DUF2752 domain-containing protein, producing MATGFPCPSCGITKSLVYTYKGSFEKAIGFHAYGPLVIAFCLFIIVLFSVELKTKKSYFKTYFYNKKIAYFLAITLMIYHTVRLVYFVKDHSWNEIKKESIWE from the coding sequence ATGGCAACAGGTTTTCCATGTCCTTCATGTGGGATAACAAAATCTTTGGTGTATACTTATAAAGGTAGTTTTGAAAAAGCAATTGGTTTTCATGCTTATGGTCCTTTGGTAATTGCCTTTTGCCTGTTTATAATTGTACTTTTCTCGGTGGAATTAAAAACGAAAAAGAGTTATTTTAAAACGTATTTTTATAACAAGAAAATAGCCTATTTTTTGGCAATTACTTTGATGATTTATCACACAGTTAGACTCGTTTATTTTGTAAAAGATCATTCTTGGAATGAAATAAAGAAAGAGTCAATTTGGGAATGA
- a CDS encoding IS3 family transposase (programmed frameshift), with protein sequence MNKSENRPAKRSQRDYNLGFKLAVISQVEKGELTYKQAQKKYGIQGRSTVLVWLRKFGNLDWSNPKLLFMVKSKETPAQSIKRLEKELADEKLKNTVLNTMIDISDSQYGTQIRKKFSPKPIRRIQQEEGISMSRTCRLFGVSRQAIYQQEARCLEREKELLIVKQLVEKQRRIMPRLGTRKLYFLLEQSFVENRIKIGRDAFFAYLKREKMLVKPMKNYTKTTFSKHWLRKYPNLFKDIDINRIEQVFVSDITYIKSNKRTHYLSLVTDVFSRKIVGYHLSDDMSAESVVKALRMAVKNRKTNLQLIHHSDRGLQYCSKIYQNELTKNNIIASITDGYDCYQNALAERINGILKQEFLIYKCKSGDELNLLVRESVECYNSKRPHLSLNMKTPNFVYEKTSEVNFTGFN encoded by the exons ATGAATAAATCAGAAAACAGGCCAGCAAAGCGTAGTCAACGCGATTATAATCTGGGCTTTAAATTAGCTGTTATTTCTCAAGTAGAAAAAGGCGAACTTACCTATAAGCAAGCTCAAAAGAAGTATGGAATTCAAGGTAGAAGTACAGTTTTGGTTTGGTTAAGAAAATTTGGTAATTTAGATTGGAGTAACCCCAAGCTTTTGTTTATGGTCAAATCTAAAGAAACTCCAGCCCAAAGCATTAAAAGATTAGAGAAAGAATTAGCTGATGAGAAGCTTAAAAACACAGTGCTAAACACCATGATTGATATCTCAGATAGTCAATACGGTACTCAAATTAGAAAAAAGTTTTCACCCAAAC CCATCCGACGCATCCAACAAGAAGAAGGCATAAGTATGTCCAGAACTTGTAGATTGTTTGGGGTAAGCCGACAAGCTATTTATCAGCAGGAAGCACGTTGTTTAGAACGAGAGAAAGAATTATTAATAGTAAAGCAACTCGTTGAAAAACAAAGAAGAATTATGCCTCGATTAGGCACAAGAAAACTTTATTTTTTACTAGAACAATCTTTTGTTGAAAATAGAATTAAAATCGGGAGAGATGCATTTTTTGCTTATTTGAAAAGAGAAAAAATGCTAGTTAAACCAATGAAAAATTACACAAAAACCACCTTTTCTAAACACTGGTTACGTAAGTACCCCAATTTATTTAAAGATATCGATATCAACAGAATAGAACAGGTTTTTGTTAGTGACATAACTTATATAAAATCTAATAAAAGAACTCATTATCTATCATTAGTTACAGATGTTTTTAGCAGAAAAATAGTTGGTTATCATTTGAGTGATGACATGAGTGCAGAAAGTGTGGTTAAGGCCTTAAGAATGGCAGTAAAAAACAGAAAAACAAACCTTCAATTAATACATCACTCAGACAGAGGTTTACAATATTGTTCTAAAATTTATCAAAATGAATTAACCAAAAATAATATTATTGCTTCTATAACCGATGGCTATGATTGTTATCAAAATGCTCTAGCGGAAAGAATAAATGGTATTCTAAAACAAGAATTCCTCATATACAAATGTAAATCAGGTGATGAACTTAACCTTTTAGTTAGAGAGTCTGTGGAATGCTATAATAGTAAAAGACCTCATTTGAGTTTAAATATGAAAACACCTAACTTTGTATATGAAAAAACCAGTGAAGTTAACTTCACTGGTTTTAATTAA
- a CDS encoding GNAT family N-acyltransferase, with translation MGLVNAKEVAKAINADKYGFLGTFSGWLLMKVLKISTLNKIYDRNKHLEKLDFLNAILDEFQIKFEIPEEDLKRLPKDGGYITISNHPLGGIDGILLLKLMLEREPDFKIIANFLLHRIEPMKPYIMPVNPFEEHKDAKSSLIGIKETLRHLSDGKPLGMFPAGEVSTYKDGKIVVDKAWEEGAIKIIKKAGVPVVPIYFHAKNSKLFYFLSKLNGTLRTAKLPSELLSQKNRVIKVRIGKPISVAEQNEYNTTETYGEFLRKKTYMLSNAFEKESKMITTASLKIPRSPKQIVKPANQDQILEEVSSLRDDDCRLLQSKNYEVFLVTADKIPNILHEIGRLREITFREVGEGTNESIDLDKYDKYYHHMFLWDEDAQMIAGAYRMGLGSHIYPKHGIEGFYLQDLFRFEPELFDMLHNSIEMGRAFIISEYQLKPMPLFLLWKGIVHTTLRYPEHKFLIGGVSISNQFSDFSKSLMIEFMKSHYYDPYVAQYIHPKKEFKVKLKDADKDFVFNETEADLNKFDKIIDEIEPGNLRLPVLIKKYIKQNARVVAFNVDPLFNNAIDGLMYIRIADLPESTVKPVMEEFQAELERKEKSCESS, from the coding sequence ATGGGATTAGTAAACGCCAAAGAAGTAGCTAAGGCTATAAATGCTGATAAATATGGTTTTCTAGGAACTTTTTCAGGATGGTTACTGATGAAAGTTCTGAAAATATCTACTCTCAACAAAATTTACGATAGAAACAAACATTTAGAGAAATTAGATTTTTTAAATGCTATATTAGATGAATTTCAAATTAAGTTTGAAATTCCTGAGGAAGATTTAAAACGCTTGCCAAAAGATGGAGGTTACATTACAATTTCAAACCATCCTCTTGGTGGTATTGATGGTATTTTGCTTTTAAAATTGATGCTTGAAAGAGAGCCTGATTTTAAAATTATTGCTAATTTTTTACTGCATAGAATTGAACCTATGAAGCCTTATATTATGCCAGTAAATCCTTTTGAAGAACATAAGGATGCAAAATCTAGCCTTATAGGTATTAAAGAAACGCTTCGACACTTATCTGACGGGAAGCCATTAGGAATGTTTCCAGCTGGAGAAGTTTCAACCTATAAAGACGGTAAAATTGTAGTTGACAAAGCTTGGGAAGAAGGTGCTATAAAAATCATTAAAAAAGCAGGTGTTCCTGTTGTTCCAATTTATTTTCATGCTAAGAACAGTAAACTCTTTTATTTCTTATCGAAACTAAACGGAACATTAAGAACTGCAAAATTACCAAGCGAATTATTATCTCAAAAAAACAGAGTAATTAAAGTACGTATTGGAAAACCGATTTCTGTTGCTGAACAGAATGAATATAATACTACAGAAACCTATGGTGAGTTTCTAAGAAAGAAAACATACATGTTATCGAATGCTTTTGAGAAAGAAAGCAAAATGATTACTACTGCTTCGTTAAAAATACCTAGAAGTCCGAAACAGATTGTAAAGCCAGCCAATCAAGACCAAATTTTGGAAGAAGTTTCTTCTTTAAGAGACGATGATTGTCGACTATTGCAAAGTAAAAACTATGAAGTCTTCCTAGTTACAGCTGATAAAATACCAAATATACTTCATGAAATTGGTCGTTTAAGAGAAATTACTTTCAGAGAGGTTGGAGAAGGAACCAATGAATCGATTGACCTAGACAAATATGATAAATATTATCATCACATGTTTTTATGGGATGAAGATGCTCAAATGATTGCTGGTGCTTACCGAATGGGATTAGGGTCTCATATTTATCCTAAACATGGAATTGAAGGTTTCTATTTACAAGATTTGTTTCGTTTTGAACCTGAATTGTTTGATATGCTACACAATTCTATTGAAATGGGTAGAGCTTTCATTATTAGTGAATATCAATTAAAACCAATGCCTTTATTCCTCCTTTGGAAAGGAATTGTTCACACCACATTACGCTATCCAGAACATAAATTTCTAATTGGCGGAGTTAGTATTAGTAATCAATTTTCTGATTTTTCTAAATCTTTAATGATTGAATTTATGAAATCACATTACTATGATCCATATGTAGCACAATATATTCATCCTAAGAAAGAGTTTAAAGTAAAACTTAAAGACGCAGACAAGGATTTTGTTTTTAATGAAACCGAAGCTGATTTAAACAAGTTCGATAAAATTATTGATGAAATAGAACCTGGTAATTTACGTTTACCAGTATTAATTAAAAAATACATCAAGCAAAACGCACGTGTAGTCGCTTTTAACGTTGATCCATTGTTTAACAATGCAATTGACGGACTAATGTATATTCGAATAGCTGATTTACCAGAAAGCACAGTAAAACCAGTTATGGAAGAGTTTCAAGCTGAACTAGAGAGAAAAGAAAAAAGCTGTGAGTCGTCCTAA
- a CDS encoding exodeoxyribonuclease III — MKIISYNVNGIRAAITKGFLDWLQQANPDVICLQEIKANEDQIPREEITAAGYPYQYYFSATKKGYSGVAILSKVEPKNIVFGTGIEHMDFEGRNIRVDFDSVSVMSLYLPSGSNIERLEHKFMYMDDFRKYVDNLKKEIPNLIICGDYNICHEAIDIHDPVRNAKVSGFLPEERAWLDSFMNSGFIDTFRHLNKEPHNYSWWSYRANARNNNKGWRIDYCLASEPLKEKIQRAYILAEAKHSDHCPIVVEIS; from the coding sequence ATGAAGATAATTTCATATAACGTAAACGGAATAAGAGCAGCGATAACGAAAGGTTTTCTAGATTGGTTACAACAAGCTAATCCAGATGTTATTTGTTTGCAAGAAATTAAAGCGAATGAAGATCAAATTCCTAGAGAAGAAATAACAGCAGCAGGATATCCATATCAGTATTATTTTTCGGCAACAAAAAAAGGATATAGTGGTGTAGCAATTTTATCTAAGGTTGAGCCTAAAAATATTGTTTTTGGCACAGGAATTGAGCATATGGATTTTGAGGGAAGAAATATTAGAGTTGATTTCGATTCGGTTTCTGTTATGAGTTTATATTTGCCTTCTGGAAGTAATATTGAAAGATTGGAACATAAGTTTATGTATATGGATGATTTTCGCAAGTATGTAGATAATTTGAAGAAAGAAATTCCAAATCTTATTATTTGTGGAGATTATAATATTTGTCATGAAGCCATAGATATTCATGATCCAGTTCGTAATGCAAAAGTTTCAGGTTTTTTACCCGAAGAGAGAGCTTGGTTAGATAGTTTTATGAATAGTGGTTTTATTGATACTTTTCGTCATTTAAACAAAGAACCACATAATTATAGTTGGTGGAGTTATAGAGCCAATGCAAGAAATAATAATAAAGGATGGAGGATTGATTATTGTTTGGCATCTGAACCATTAAAAGAGAAAATACAAAGAGCGTATATTTTAGCAGAAGCAAAACATTCAGATCATTGTCCAATAGTAGTAGAGATTAGTTAA
- a CDS encoding OmpA/MotB family protein: MIKKVALAMIVLGLTTSCVSKKIYQDLESKYADLKKERNALSDEKDGFKTAKNKLELENNSLQKELDKVKAERDKLQGEYAATKKSLDNLNSSYSALEKNSNDALESNMKKNRELLAELEAKQKALSAEQERLDKLKADLEKSSTRLAELEKMMADKDAAMRKLKESLSKALNAFEGKGLTVEQRNGKVYVSMENKLLFESGSWTVGSEGKKAVKALGEVLGQNPEISVLIEGHTDNDKIVGSIGGGIESNWDLSTKRATAIVTILSDNKAIDKKNLTAAGRGEFAPIGLNETAEGKAKNRRIEIILTPKLDEISKLMNEL, encoded by the coding sequence ATGATAAAAAAAGTTGCCCTTGCAATGATTGTTTTAGGATTAACAACATCATGTGTATCAAAGAAAATCTATCAAGATTTGGAGAGTAAATATGCTGATTTGAAAAAAGAAAGAAATGCACTTTCTGATGAAAAAGACGGATTTAAAACTGCAAAAAACAAATTAGAATTAGAAAATAATAGTCTGCAAAAAGAACTAGATAAAGTAAAAGCTGAAAGAGATAAACTACAAGGAGAATATGCCGCTACAAAGAAAAGTTTAGATAATTTAAATTCTTCTTATAGTGCTTTAGAAAAAAACAGTAATGATGCTTTAGAAAGCAACATGAAAAAGAATCGTGAATTGTTAGCAGAATTAGAAGCCAAACAAAAGGCATTAAGTGCAGAACAAGAAAGGTTAGATAAATTAAAAGCCGATTTAGAAAAATCTTCTACACGTTTAGCCGAATTAGAAAAAATGATGGCAGATAAAGATGCTGCAATGAGAAAGCTGAAAGAATCTTTATCTAAAGCATTAAATGCTTTTGAAGGAAAAGGATTAACAGTAGAACAAAGAAATGGGAAAGTATATGTTTCTATGGAAAATAAACTATTGTTCGAGTCTGGAAGTTGGACAGTTGGTTCTGAAGGAAAAAAAGCGGTTAAAGCCCTAGGAGAAGTTTTAGGCCAGAACCCAGAAATTTCAGTTCTAATTGAAGGACACACTGATAATGATAAGATTGTTGGTAGTATAGGAGGAGGAATTGAAAGCAATTGGGATTTATCGACTAAAAGAGCAACAGCAATTGTAACTATTTTATCGGATAATAAAGCTATTGATAAGAAAAACTTAACGGCAGCAGGAAGAGGAGAATTTGCTCCAATTGGTCTAAATGAAACAGCTGAAGGTAAAGCAAAAAACAGAAGAATTGAAATTATTTTAACACCTAAGTTAGATGAGATTTCTAAATTGATGAATGAGTTGTAG
- a CDS encoding tetratricopeptide repeat protein gives MKNKILIVSFFLTFQLFAQSVFDKAYNEFLNYNNKKADSLLNISIELKENVAKCYQYKAIINIDEFKLEEAKLNIDIFFALDPKDAQVYSLYGQYYLYKKEYKKALEYYNKSIKMDSSNSDAFGDRGMVKCFLDDLDGSMQDFNTAISMDPNNENHYSNRGYTEIIMNKLEDALKDFDKSLSLSPNQKAYANKAIVLIIKEDYIGAIHNLNNSLGFFEMDPIVLYQRGLCYERINALEKACNDYKLSNSIYKNDQASEGILRLKCK, from the coding sequence ATGAAAAATAAAATTTTAATAGTATCCTTTTTTTTAACTTTCCAATTATTTGCACAAAGTGTTTTTGATAAAGCATATAATGAATTTCTTAATTATAACAATAAAAAAGCAGACAGTTTATTGAATATCTCAATTGAATTGAAAGAAAATGTCGCTAAATGTTATCAATATAAAGCAATCATAAATATTGATGAATTTAAGTTAGAAGAGGCAAAACTAAATATAGACATTTTTTTTGCCCTAGACCCCAAAGATGCACAAGTATATTCTTTGTATGGACAGTATTATCTCTATAAAAAAGAATATAAAAAAGCACTTGAATATTATAATAAATCAATAAAAATGGATAGTTCTAACAGTGATGCTTTTGGTGATAGAGGAATGGTCAAATGCTTTCTTGATGATTTAGATGGTTCAATGCAAGATTTTAATACAGCAATAAGCATGGATCCTAATAATGAGAATCATTACTCTAATAGAGGATATACCGAAATAATTATGAATAAATTAGAAGACGCATTAAAAGATTTTGACAAATCTTTGAGTTTGTCACCTAATCAAAAAGCATACGCAAATAAAGCAATTGTATTGATAATAAAAGAGGATTATATTGGAGCAATTCATAATTTAAATAATTCTTTGGGATTTTTTGAAATGGACCCAATTGTATTATATCAACGTGGTCTATGTTACGAAAGAATAAACGCTTTAGAAAAAGCCTGCAATGATTATAAGTTAAGTAATTCCATTTATAAAAATGATCAGGCAAGCGAAGGTATTTTAAGATTAAAATGTAAATAA